From the genome of Candidatus Woesearchaeota archaeon:
CTTTATGGACGACTACAAAAGGATCGCAAGGGAAGCCCAGATAATATCTTTAAAGGACATTGCAGCAATAATCTCGAAGACAGGAATAAACAAGAATTCTGTTGTTGTTGATGCAGGAGCCGGATCAGGCGCATTGGCTTGTTTTTTAGCGCATATATGCAAGGAAGCCATAACTTATGATATAAGGGAAGATTTTTTAAAGATAGTCAAAAAAAATAAGGAATTCCTGGGATTGAATAATCTAAAAATAAAAAACAAGGATATTTATGAAGGCATTGACGAGAAAAATGTTGATTTAATAACATTAGACCTGCCTTCGCCGTGGAATGCAATAAAGAGCTCTTATGAGGCGTTAAAGGTTGGCGGCTTTGTTGTTTCCTACTCGCCCTCAGTTCCGCAGATGATGGACTTTGTGAATGCAATCAATAAGGATGAAAGATTTATTCATGCAAAAACCATTGAAATAATCGAAAGGGAATGGGAAATCGACGAAAGGAAAGTAAGGCCAAAGACAAAAGGCATCGGTCACACAGGATTTTTAAGCTTCTGCAGGAAGATAAAA
Proteins encoded in this window:
- a CDS encoding methyltransferase domain-containing protein, whose amino-acid sequence is MKTIRKILIKKEKKEHIAELDRDVVISKEKTYFVEDLTKDFHTADGVISKADLKKKDGSEIATNTGKKFCIFTSGFMDDYKRIAREAQIISLKDIAAIISKTGINKNSVVVDAGAGSGALACFLAHICKEAITYDIREDFLKIVKKNKEFLGLNNLKIKNKDIYEGIDEKNVDLITLDLPSPWNAIKSSYEALKVGGFVVSYSPSVPQMMDFVNAINKDERFIHAKTIEIIEREWEIDERKVRPKTKGIGHTGFLSFCRKIK